A single genomic interval of Saccharothrix saharensis harbors:
- a CDS encoding MMPL family transporter, translating into MRPPTSRTRWLLPALVAVAWLALGGFSGPFAGKLSEVAVNDSTAFLPSSAEATEVSERVKAFGEARGLPAVVVAERASGLTPADRDYLGGRDFPGEASPVIPSPRDDQAAQVVIAVDPADPAGAVEDIRAKVADPPDGLTVLVTGPAAQVADLKEAFGGIDGLLLLVAGAVVALILVLVYRSPLLPLVVLLSGVFALGLASLAVYLLADGEVIDLNGQSQGILFILVFGAATDYALLLVSRFREELRDTEDRYAAMRVAWRATIEPIAASAGTVVLGVLCLLFSDLNSNKGLGPVAAIGIGAALLASVTFLPAVLVLLGRSAFWPRRPELGSPHPEASGLWARVARLISARPRATWVVTTLVLLVGVAFVPQLKASGTAQSDVFLTDVDSVAGQEVLSRHFPGGSGAPTIVLARAGRAEAVARAADVDGVSDVRPSGEAEGLVRLDVVLDDPADSEAALATVQRLREAVRAVPDADAKVGGPTATQLDTQTTSERDRLVIIPIVLLVIFLVLALLLRSLLAPLLLIATVVLSFAATMGVAALVFNGLFDFPGADPVVPLFGFVFLVALGIDYNIFLMTRVREESGELGTRAGVLRGLTITGGVITSAGVVLAATFSALAVLPILFLAQIAFIVAFGVLLDTFVVRSLLVPALAVDVGRRIWWPSRLTRGRD; encoded by the coding sequence GTGCGCCCGCCCACGTCCCGCACCCGCTGGTTGCTGCCCGCCCTCGTCGCGGTCGCGTGGCTGGCGCTCGGCGGCTTCTCCGGCCCGTTCGCGGGCAAGCTCAGCGAGGTCGCGGTCAACGACAGCACCGCGTTCCTGCCGTCGTCCGCCGAGGCGACCGAGGTGTCCGAGCGGGTCAAGGCGTTCGGTGAAGCCCGCGGCCTGCCCGCGGTCGTGGTGGCCGAACGCGCCTCCGGGCTCACCCCGGCCGACCGCGACTACCTGGGCGGCCGGGACTTCCCGGGCGAGGCGTCACCGGTGATCCCGTCGCCGCGCGACGACCAGGCCGCGCAGGTCGTCATCGCGGTCGACCCGGCCGACCCGGCGGGTGCGGTGGAGGACATCCGGGCGAAGGTGGCCGACCCGCCCGACGGGCTGACCGTGCTGGTCACCGGGCCCGCCGCGCAGGTCGCCGACCTGAAGGAGGCCTTCGGCGGCATCGACGGCCTGCTCCTGCTGGTCGCGGGCGCGGTGGTCGCGCTGATCCTGGTGCTCGTCTACCGCAGCCCGCTGCTGCCGCTGGTGGTGCTGCTGTCCGGGGTGTTCGCGCTCGGGCTGGCCAGCCTCGCGGTGTACCTGCTCGCGGACGGCGAGGTCATCGACCTCAACGGGCAGAGCCAGGGCATCCTGTTCATCCTCGTGTTCGGCGCGGCCACCGACTACGCGTTGCTGCTGGTGTCGCGGTTCCGCGAGGAGCTGCGCGACACCGAGGACCGCTACGCGGCGATGCGGGTGGCGTGGCGGGCCACCATCGAACCGATCGCCGCGTCGGCGGGCACGGTCGTGCTCGGCGTGCTGTGCCTGCTGTTCAGCGACCTCAACTCGAACAAGGGCCTCGGCCCGGTGGCCGCGATCGGGATCGGCGCGGCGCTGCTGGCCTCGGTGACGTTCCTGCCCGCCGTGCTGGTGCTGCTGGGCCGCTCGGCGTTCTGGCCGCGGCGTCCCGAGCTCGGCTCGCCGCACCCGGAGGCGAGCGGGCTGTGGGCCCGGGTCGCCCGGTTGATCTCCGCCCGGCCACGCGCGACGTGGGTCGTCACGACCTTGGTGCTGCTCGTGGGCGTCGCGTTCGTGCCGCAGCTCAAGGCGTCCGGCACGGCCCAGTCGGACGTGTTCCTCACCGACGTCGACTCGGTGGCCGGGCAGGAGGTGCTGTCGCGGCACTTCCCCGGCGGCAGCGGCGCGCCGACGATCGTGCTCGCCCGGGCCGGTCGGGCGGAGGCGGTGGCGCGGGCGGCAGACGTGGACGGCGTGTCGGACGTGCGGCCGTCGGGCGAGGCCGAGGGACTGGTGCGGCTCGACGTCGTGCTGGACGACCCGGCCGACTCCGAGGCGGCGTTGGCGACCGTGCAGCGGCTGCGCGAGGCGGTCCGCGCGGTGCCGGACGCGGACGCCAAGGTCGGCGGGCCCACCGCCACCCAGCTCGACACGCAGACCACGTCCGAGCGCGACCGGCTGGTGATCATCCCGATCGTGCTGCTGGTGATCTTCCTGGTGCTGGCGCTGCTGCTGCGGTCGCTGCTGGCCCCGTTGCTGCTCATCGCCACGGTGGTGCTGTCGTTCGCCGCGACGATGGGCGTGGCGGCGCTGGTGTTCAACGGCCTGTTCGACTTCCCGGGCGCCGACCCGGTGGTGCCGCTGTTCGGGTTCGTGTTCCTCGTGGCGCTGGGGATCGACTACAACATCTTCCTGATGACGCGGGTGCGCGAGGAGTCCGGCGAACTGGGCACGCGGGCCGGGGTGCTGCGCGGGTTGACCATCACCGGCGGCGTGATCACCTCGGCCGGGGTGGTGCTCGCGGCGACGTTCTCGGCACTGGCCGTGCTGCCGATCCTGTTCCTGGCGCAGATCGCGTTCATCGTGGCGTTCGGCGTGCTGCTGGACACGTTCGTGGTGCGGTCGCTGCTGGTGCCCGCGTTGGCCGTGGACGTGGGCCGGCGCATCTGGTGGCCGTCGCGGCTGACCCGGGGGCGTGACTGA
- a CDS encoding FadR/GntR family transcriptional regulator — MPVQRREGGPGGDVLHASVLDTLGLQITSGELAEGRVLTLDGIQERFGVSRTVARETMRVLESMGLVTSRRRVGITVQPPSSWQVYDPRLIWWRLAGPHRDVQLRALTELRIAVEPVAAARAAWNASARERDRLVDLAARMRRLGEAGELAEFLELDIAFHALLLESGGNEMFAALREVVAVVLRGRTSLGLMPDKPVPSALDLHEEVARAVAGRHPEAAELAMRALVSEVRDAVVPVNGPGAVR, encoded by the coding sequence GTGCCGGTACAACGACGGGAAGGCGGTCCGGGCGGCGACGTCCTGCACGCCTCCGTGCTCGACACCCTCGGGCTGCAGATCACCAGCGGCGAGCTCGCGGAGGGCCGGGTCCTGACGCTGGACGGCATCCAGGAGCGGTTCGGGGTGTCCCGGACCGTCGCCCGCGAGACCATGCGGGTGCTGGAGTCGATGGGCCTCGTGACGTCGCGGCGCCGGGTCGGCATCACCGTGCAACCGCCGTCGTCCTGGCAGGTCTACGACCCTCGGTTGATCTGGTGGCGGTTGGCCGGCCCGCACCGCGACGTCCAGTTGCGCGCGCTCACGGAGCTGCGGATCGCGGTCGAGCCGGTGGCCGCGGCGCGGGCGGCGTGGAACGCCTCGGCCAGGGAGCGCGACCGCCTGGTCGACCTGGCCGCGCGGATGCGGCGGCTGGGCGAGGCCGGCGAGCTGGCGGAGTTCCTGGAGCTGGACATCGCCTTCCACGCGCTGCTGCTGGAGTCGGGCGGCAACGAGATGTTCGCCGCGCTCCGGGAGGTGGTGGCGGTCGTGCTGCGCGGCCGGACGAGCCTCGGGCTGATGCCGGACAAGCCCGTGCCCAGCGCGTTGGACCTGCACGAAGAGGTGGCGCGGGCGGTCGCGGGCCGGCACCCGGAGGCCGCCGAGCTGGCCATGCGCGCGTTGGTGAGCGAGGTGCGCGACGCGGTCGTGCCGGTGAACGGGCCGGGCGCCGTCCGCTGA
- the sigJ gene encoding RNA polymerase sigma factor SigJ has product MTARADRLADLAAEYTRVRPRLVGIAYSVIGTVAEAQDVVSDCWLRLAEADERQAVRDVEAWAVVAVARRALDVLRSARVRREEYVGPWLPEPLVEAVSQDPADRVTLADEVSFALMVVLETLRPAERTTWVLHEVFGMPFPEIAGVVGRSPAAVRQLAVRARAHVAAGTPRTDVGSAEHGRAVGAFLRAVGQGDLRGLLAVLDPEVVLTSDGGGGPGAARRPVLGADRVGRFLVGVRRKMPADQRIVPLTVNGGPGFAVLIGAATRFVCSFSLHKGRITRVDIVVAPAKLPRDLVVPPPGGG; this is encoded by the coding sequence GTGACCGCTCGCGCCGACCGGCTCGCCGACCTGGCCGCCGAGTACACCCGCGTCCGGCCCCGCCTGGTCGGCATCGCGTACTCGGTGATCGGCACGGTGGCCGAGGCGCAGGACGTGGTGTCGGACTGCTGGTTGCGGCTGGCCGAGGCCGACGAGCGGCAGGCCGTGCGCGACGTCGAGGCGTGGGCGGTGGTGGCGGTGGCGCGGCGGGCGCTGGACGTGCTGCGGTCGGCGCGGGTGCGGCGGGAGGAGTACGTCGGGCCCTGGCTGCCCGAGCCCCTCGTGGAGGCCGTCTCGCAGGACCCGGCGGACCGCGTGACGCTGGCCGACGAGGTGAGCTTCGCGCTGATGGTGGTGCTGGAGACGCTGCGCCCGGCCGAGCGCACCACGTGGGTGCTGCACGAGGTGTTCGGCATGCCGTTCCCGGAGATCGCCGGCGTGGTCGGCCGCAGTCCCGCCGCGGTGCGGCAGTTGGCCGTGCGGGCGCGGGCGCACGTGGCGGCGGGGACGCCGCGCACCGACGTCGGGTCGGCGGAGCACGGGCGGGCGGTCGGGGCGTTCCTGCGGGCCGTCGGTCAGGGGGACCTGCGCGGTCTGCTGGCCGTGCTGGACCCGGAGGTGGTCCTGACCAGCGACGGCGGTGGCGGGCCGGGCGCGGCCCGGCGGCCGGTGCTCGGCGCGGACCGGGTGGGGAGGTTCCTGGTGGGCGTGCGCCGCAAGATGCCCGCCGACCAGCGCATCGTCCCGCTGACCGTGAACGGGGGGCCGGGTTTCGCGGTGCTGATCGGCGCGGCCACCCGGTTCGTGTGCTCGTTCAGCCTCCACAAGGGACGGATCACGCGGGTGGACATCGTCGTGGCACCGGCCAAGCTGCCCCGCGACCTGGTCGTTCCGCCACCGGGCGGCGGGTGA
- a CDS encoding gluconokinase, translating into MTTSAEPTCVVVMGVSGSGKSTVAGALADRLAWPMAEADEFHPAANIAKMSAGTPLTDADRAPWLAAIRDWITDRAAAGESTVVTCSALKRAYRDVLREAGARVRFLHLRGAAEVIGERMRHRSGHFMPPSLLRSQFDTLEALRSDEDGVAVDVTRAPEVIVEEAVTRLGLDAGRPPASRVPPRAPHSETPRKQRS; encoded by the coding sequence ATGACCACGAGCGCCGAGCCGACCTGCGTGGTCGTGATGGGCGTGTCCGGATCGGGCAAGAGCACGGTGGCCGGCGCGCTGGCCGACCGGCTCGCCTGGCCGATGGCCGAAGCCGACGAGTTCCACCCCGCCGCCAACATCGCGAAGATGTCCGCGGGCACCCCGCTCACCGACGCCGACCGCGCGCCCTGGCTGGCCGCGATCCGCGACTGGATCACCGACCGGGCGGCCGCCGGCGAGAGCACGGTCGTCACGTGCTCGGCGCTCAAGCGCGCCTACCGGGACGTGCTGCGCGAGGCGGGCGCACGGGTCCGCTTCCTGCACCTGCGCGGTGCGGCCGAGGTCATCGGCGAGCGGATGCGGCACCGGTCCGGGCACTTCATGCCGCCGTCCCTGCTGCGGTCGCAGTTCGACACCCTCGAAGCGCTGCGGTCCGACGAGGACGGCGTCGCGGTCGACGTGACGCGGGCACCGGAGGTGATCGTCGAGGAGGCCGTGACCCGGCTGGGCCTCGACGCCGGTCGCCCGCCCGCTTCCCGAGTCCCACCTCGCGCTCCCCACTCGGAAACCCCTCGAAAGCAACGGAGCTGA
- a CDS encoding SDR family oxidoreductase, translating into MKIAVAGGTGAAGRRVVDQVRRTGHEPVVLSRAGGVDLLTGAGLAGALAGAEAVIDVTNPPDWRSREVVERFFTEGTGHLVEASARAGVRHLVVLSIVGSDVVDLDYYLGKRRQEAVVAAGSVPWTVLRATQFFEFAEQVLAGATGPVAQVPPMLSQPVSTADVAARLVELAVGEPRGLALPIAGPERMRVVDMARRFVARRGDDLRVEEAGEGPAGLSTGALCPAGEYTEGEETFADYLDSV; encoded by the coding sequence ATGAAGATCGCGGTGGCGGGTGGCACGGGCGCGGCGGGGCGCCGGGTGGTCGACCAGGTGCGGCGGACCGGGCACGAGCCGGTCGTGCTGAGCCGGGCGGGCGGGGTCGACCTGCTCACCGGCGCGGGGTTGGCCGGGGCGCTGGCCGGCGCCGAGGCGGTGATCGACGTGACCAACCCGCCGGACTGGCGCAGCCGGGAGGTCGTGGAGCGGTTCTTCACCGAGGGCACCGGGCACCTGGTGGAGGCGTCGGCGCGGGCGGGCGTGCGGCACCTGGTCGTGCTGTCGATCGTGGGCTCGGACGTGGTCGACCTCGACTACTACCTGGGCAAGCGGCGGCAGGAGGCGGTGGTGGCGGCCGGGTCCGTGCCGTGGACCGTGCTGCGGGCGACGCAGTTCTTCGAGTTCGCCGAACAGGTGCTGGCGGGGGCGACCGGCCCGGTGGCGCAGGTGCCGCCGATGCTGTCGCAGCCGGTGTCGACCGCGGACGTGGCGGCCCGGTTGGTGGAGCTGGCCGTGGGCGAGCCGCGGGGGTTGGCCCTGCCGATCGCCGGGCCGGAGCGGATGCGGGTGGTGGACATGGCGCGGCGGTTCGTGGCACGGCGGGGTGACGACCTGCGCGTCGAGGAGGCGGGGGAGGGCCCGGCCGGGCTGTCCACCGGCGCGCTCTGCCCGGCGGGCGAGTACACCGAGGGCGAGGAGACCTTCGCCGACTACCTGGACTCGGTGTGA
- the ilvD gene encoding dihydroxy-acid dehydratase: protein MNETPDIKPRSRDVTDGLERTAARGMLRAVGMGDDDWVKPQIGVASSWNEITPCNLPLDRLAKASKDGVHAAGGYPLEFGTISVSDGISMGHEGMHFSLVSREVIADSVETVMQAERLDGSVLLAGCDKSLPGMLMAAARLDLASVFLYAGSILPGRVTLTDGSEREVTIIDAFEAVGACARGLMSREDVDLIERAICPGEGACGGMYTANTMASAAEALGMSLPGSAAPPATDRRRDGFARKSGQAVVEMLRKGITARQIMTREAFENAIAVVMAFGGSTNAVLHLLAIAHEAEVELSLDDFTRIGAKVPHLADVKPFGRHVMTDVDRIGGVPVVMKALLDAGLLHGDCLTVTGRTVAENLADIAPPDPDGTVLRAMSEPIHRTGGITILRGSLAPDGAVVKSAGFDSDVFTGTARVFDRERAAMDALEDGTITAGDVVVIRYEGPKGGPGMREMLAITAAIKGAGLGKDVLLLTDGRFSGGTTGLCVGHVAPEAVDGGPIAFVRDGDRITLDVANGTLDVDVDPAELAARREGWSPLPARYQRGVLAKYSKLVGSASGGAVCG, encoded by the coding sequence ATGAACGAGACCCCGGACATCAAGCCGCGCAGTCGCGACGTCACCGACGGCCTGGAGAGGACCGCCGCCCGCGGGATGCTGCGGGCGGTCGGGATGGGTGACGACGACTGGGTCAAGCCCCAGATCGGTGTCGCCTCGTCGTGGAACGAGATCACGCCGTGCAACCTGCCGCTGGACCGGCTCGCGAAGGCGAGCAAGGACGGCGTGCACGCGGCGGGCGGTTACCCGCTGGAGTTCGGCACGATCTCGGTGTCCGACGGCATCTCCATGGGCCACGAGGGCATGCACTTCTCCCTGGTGTCGCGCGAGGTGATCGCGGACAGCGTGGAGACGGTCATGCAGGCCGAGCGGCTGGACGGATCGGTGCTGCTCGCGGGCTGCGACAAGTCGCTGCCGGGCATGCTCATGGCCGCCGCGCGGCTCGACCTGGCCAGCGTCTTCCTCTACGCGGGCTCCATCCTGCCCGGCCGGGTCACCCTGACCGACGGCAGCGAGCGCGAGGTGACCATCATCGACGCGTTCGAGGCCGTCGGCGCGTGCGCCCGCGGCCTGATGAGCCGCGAGGACGTCGACCTGATCGAACGCGCCATCTGCCCCGGAGAGGGCGCGTGCGGCGGCATGTACACGGCCAACACGATGGCGAGCGCGGCCGAGGCGCTGGGCATGTCCCTGCCGGGCAGCGCCGCGCCGCCCGCCACCGACCGGCGGCGCGACGGGTTCGCCCGCAAGTCCGGCCAGGCCGTGGTGGAGATGCTGCGCAAGGGCATCACCGCGCGGCAGATCATGACCCGGGAGGCGTTCGAGAACGCGATCGCCGTGGTGATGGCGTTCGGCGGGTCCACCAACGCCGTGCTGCACCTGCTGGCCATCGCGCACGAGGCCGAGGTGGAGCTGAGCCTGGACGACTTCACCCGGATCGGCGCGAAGGTGCCGCACCTGGCCGACGTCAAGCCGTTCGGCCGGCACGTGATGACCGACGTCGACCGCATCGGCGGCGTGCCCGTGGTGATGAAGGCGCTGCTGGACGCGGGCCTGCTGCACGGCGACTGCCTGACCGTCACCGGCCGCACGGTCGCCGAGAACCTGGCCGACATCGCGCCGCCCGACCCCGACGGCACGGTGCTGCGCGCGATGAGCGAGCCGATCCACCGCACCGGCGGCATCACGATCCTGCGCGGCTCGCTCGCGCCCGACGGCGCGGTGGTGAAGTCCGCCGGCTTCGACTCGGACGTGTTCACCGGCACGGCCCGCGTGTTCGACCGCGAGCGCGCGGCGATGGACGCGCTGGAGGACGGCACGATCACCGCGGGCGACGTGGTCGTCATCCGCTACGAGGGCCCCAAGGGCGGTCCGGGCATGCGGGAGATGCTCGCCATCACCGCGGCGATCAAGGGCGCGGGGCTGGGCAAGGACGTCCTGCTGCTCACCGACGGCCGGTTCTCCGGCGGCACGACCGGGCTGTGCGTCGGCCACGTCGCGCCGGAAGCGGTGGACGGCGGCCCGATCGCGTTCGTCCGCGACGGCGACCGGATCACGCTCGACGTCGCCAACGGCACGTTGGACGTCGACGTGGACCCCGCCGAGCTGGCCGCGCGCCGGGAGGGCTGGTCGCCGCTGCCCGCCCGCTACCAGCGGGGCGTGCTGGCGAAGTACTCGAAGCTGGTCGGCTCCGCCTCCGGCGGCGCGGTCTGCGGCTGA
- the dacB gene encoding D-alanyl-D-alanine carboxypeptidase/D-alanyl-D-alanine endopeptidase: MPRSRSLALVLAAVAFAAVPAADLATPASAQTDDALTRDLDAITTSPALAGADVGLVVRHADTGALVYSRESDERGQPASNGKLISSATALDILGPDHRFRTTVAATGPHRAGVLAGDLHLRGTGDPTMLAADYDALAARVAASGVEVVRGKLVADDTWFDAVRLGTGWAWDDEPYYYNAQISALTVSPDTDYDAGSIIVRVAPGAAGQPATVTTEPPTDYVTIANTAVTGPPGSASSVSVERQHGTNVIAVRGSVPAGGAAAREWSTVWEPTGLVTSLFRDALARHGVRVLGGTGTGTTPAGARVLGEHLSMPLSELLVPFMKLSNNMHAEILVKTVGRAVSGEGSWTAGLRAMTAKLGEWGVDPSAVSLRDGSGLSRMDQVSPDQLAALLLAARREPWFATWHDSLPVAGAADRMVGGTLRNRMRGTPAEGNVRAKTGSLTGVSALSGYVTTADGVPLVFAMISNDTLTSAKPFEDAVAIRLAGHARGQAPLAVGVAPEPAPDRGVECSWTKSC, translated from the coding sequence ATGCCCCGATCACGGTCGCTCGCGCTCGTCCTGGCCGCCGTCGCGTTCGCCGCGGTCCCGGCCGCGGACCTCGCCACGCCCGCGTCCGCGCAGACCGACGACGCGCTCACCCGGGACCTCGACGCGATCACCACCAGCCCCGCCCTCGCCGGCGCGGACGTCGGGCTCGTGGTCCGCCACGCCGACACCGGGGCGCTCGTGTACTCGCGGGAGAGCGACGAGCGCGGGCAGCCGGCGTCCAACGGCAAGCTGATCAGCTCCGCGACGGCGCTGGACATCCTCGGACCCGACCACCGGTTCCGCACCACCGTGGCCGCGACCGGTCCGCACCGCGCCGGTGTGCTGGCGGGGGACCTCCACCTGCGCGGCACCGGCGACCCGACGATGCTCGCGGCCGACTACGACGCGCTGGCCGCCCGGGTCGCGGCGAGCGGCGTCGAGGTGGTGCGCGGCAAGCTCGTCGCCGACGACACCTGGTTCGACGCCGTGCGCCTGGGTACCGGTTGGGCCTGGGACGACGAGCCTTACTACTACAACGCCCAGATCTCGGCGCTGACCGTCTCACCGGACACCGACTACGACGCCGGGTCGATCATCGTCCGGGTCGCGCCCGGCGCGGCGGGTCAGCCGGCGACCGTCACCACCGAGCCGCCGACGGACTACGTGACGATCGCCAACACCGCCGTCACCGGCCCGCCCGGCTCGGCGTCGAGCGTGTCCGTCGAACGGCAGCACGGGACCAACGTGATCGCCGTGCGCGGCAGCGTCCCGGCCGGCGGCGCGGCGGCCCGCGAGTGGAGCACGGTGTGGGAGCCGACCGGGCTGGTCACGTCGCTGTTCCGGGACGCGCTCGCCCGGCACGGCGTGCGCGTCCTCGGCGGCACGGGCACGGGCACGACCCCGGCCGGCGCGCGGGTCCTCGGCGAGCACCTGTCGATGCCGCTGTCCGAGCTGCTGGTGCCGTTCATGAAGCTCAGCAACAACATGCACGCCGAGATCCTGGTGAAGACCGTCGGCCGGGCGGTGTCCGGCGAGGGCAGCTGGACCGCGGGGCTGCGCGCGATGACGGCGAAGCTGGGCGAGTGGGGCGTGGACCCGTCCGCGGTGTCCTTGAGGGATGGCTCGGGGCTGTCGCGGATGGACCAGGTCTCGCCGGACCAGCTCGCCGCGCTGTTGCTCGCCGCGCGGCGCGAACCGTGGTTCGCGACCTGGCACGACTCGCTGCCGGTGGCCGGGGCGGCCGACCGGATGGTCGGCGGCACCCTGCGCAACCGGATGCGCGGCACGCCGGCCGAGGGCAACGTGCGGGCCAAGACCGGCTCGCTGACCGGTGTCAGCGCCCTCTCGGGCTACGTGACCACCGCCGACGGCGTCCCGCTGGTGTTCGCCATGATCAGCAACGACACGCTCACGTCGGCGAAGCCGTTCGAGGACGCCGTCGCGATCCGGCTGGCGGGGCACGCGCGCGGGCAGGCACCGCTCGCGGTCGGGGTCGCGCCGGAGCCCGCCCCCGACCGCGGGGTGGAGTGCAGTTGGACCAAGTCCTGCTGA
- a CDS encoding GntP family permease translates to MTTDDWVQTLGAGALLGIAGGAVALLLFLIMYLRVHAFLALVVVSLLTAFAARIPADAVVPTLVGGFGTTLGSVALLVGLGAILGRLVEVSGGAQSLTDALIRRFGEQRAPLALGVSSLVFGFPIFFDAGLVVMLPIVFAVARRLGGGVLRYGLPAAGAFSVMHVFVPPHPGPVAATELLGADVGLVIAFGLLIAIPTWYVTSYLFGLAVGKRLVLPVPTLLSGGPREEDREDPPNPGTVVALLLLPLVMIFTNTGLDAARAAGWVDGEAAWFQVARALGSTPVALLVAVLVASFVLGQRKEVVEKLVDSALAPVCAVILITGAGGMFGAVLRAGGIGAALSDGLAGLGLPVFVAGFVIAAALRVAQGSATVALTTAAGLVQPVVQTGGFSAVELAAIVLALAAGSVIASHVNDSGFWLVGNLMGMDVRTTLLTWTVMETSISLMGFGLAGVLFLLG, encoded by the coding sequence ATGACCACCGACGACTGGGTGCAGACCCTCGGCGCGGGCGCACTGCTCGGCATCGCCGGGGGCGCGGTCGCCCTCCTGCTGTTCCTGATCATGTACCTGCGGGTGCACGCGTTCCTGGCGCTGGTGGTGGTCAGCCTGCTCACCGCGTTCGCCGCGCGCATCCCGGCGGACGCGGTGGTGCCCACCCTCGTCGGCGGGTTCGGCACCACGCTCGGCAGCGTCGCGCTGCTGGTCGGCCTCGGCGCGATCCTCGGCCGGCTCGTGGAGGTCAGCGGCGGCGCGCAGTCGTTGACCGACGCGCTGATCCGCCGGTTCGGCGAACAGCGCGCGCCGCTCGCGCTCGGCGTCAGCTCGCTGGTCTTCGGCTTCCCCATCTTCTTCGACGCGGGCCTGGTCGTGATGCTGCCGATCGTGTTCGCGGTGGCCCGGCGGCTGGGCGGCGGCGTGCTGCGCTACGGCCTGCCCGCCGCGGGCGCGTTCTCGGTGATGCACGTGTTCGTCCCGCCCCACCCCGGTCCCGTCGCCGCGACCGAGCTGCTGGGCGCGGACGTCGGCCTGGTGATCGCGTTCGGCCTGCTGATCGCGATCCCCACCTGGTACGTGACCAGCTACCTGTTCGGGCTGGCCGTGGGCAAGCGGCTCGTGCTGCCCGTGCCGACGCTGCTCAGCGGCGGCCCGCGGGAGGAGGACCGCGAGGACCCGCCGAACCCGGGCACCGTCGTGGCGCTCCTGCTGCTCCCGCTGGTCATGATCTTCACCAACACCGGTCTGGACGCGGCCCGTGCCGCCGGGTGGGTCGACGGCGAGGCCGCCTGGTTCCAGGTCGCCCGCGCGCTCGGCTCGACGCCGGTGGCGCTGCTGGTGGCCGTGCTCGTCGCCTCCTTCGTCCTCGGGCAGCGCAAGGAGGTGGTCGAGAAGCTGGTCGACTCGGCCCTCGCGCCGGTGTGCGCGGTCATCCTGATCACCGGCGCGGGCGGCATGTTCGGCGCGGTGCTGCGGGCCGGCGGTATCGGCGCCGCGCTGTCGGACGGCCTGGCCGGCCTCGGCCTGCCGGTGTTCGTGGCCGGGTTCGTCATCGCCGCCGCGCTGCGCGTGGCGCAGGGTTCGGCCACGGTCGCGTTGACCACCGCGGCGGGCCTGGTGCAGCCGGTCGTGCAGACGGGCGGGTTCAGCGCGGTCGAGCTGGCCGCGATCGTGCTCGCGCTGGCGGCCGGGTCGGTGATCGCGAGCCACGTCAACGACTCCGGCTTCTGGCTGGTCGGCAACCTGATGGGGATGGACGTGCGGACCACGTTGCTGACGTGGACCGTCATGGAGACCTCGATCAGCCTGATGGGCTTCGGCCTGGCAGGAGTGCTGTTCCTGCTCGGTTGA
- a CDS encoding cold-shock protein: protein MVKGKVVRFDEVRGYGFVSPEEGGEDVFIHVNDIDFDKRLMAPGALVEFLVEMGDRGPKASRVSLVREAAVRSAPSFHVGDDVNGNDMFCEVVSTKRYLQEVTETLLAAAPGMTAEQILDVRKSLVGMARKYNWLED, encoded by the coding sequence GTGGTGAAGGGCAAGGTCGTCCGGTTCGACGAGGTGCGCGGGTACGGGTTCGTGTCGCCCGAGGAGGGTGGCGAGGACGTCTTCATCCACGTCAACGACATCGACTTCGACAAGCGGTTGATGGCGCCCGGCGCGCTGGTCGAGTTCCTGGTGGAGATGGGCGACCGGGGGCCCAAGGCGTCCCGGGTGAGCCTGGTGCGCGAGGCGGCGGTGCGGAGCGCGCCGTCCTTCCACGTGGGGGACGACGTCAACGGCAACGACATGTTCTGCGAGGTCGTGTCGACCAAGAGGTACCTGCAGGAGGTCACCGAGACGCTGCTCGCGGCGGCGCCCGGGATGACCGCCGAGCAGATCCTCGACGTGCGCAAGAGCCTGGTCGGGATGGCGCGCAAGTACAACTGGCTCGAGGACTGA
- a CDS encoding SAM-dependent methyltransferase, with the protein MDRQTLTALAHADHPISAPLNDRNVAEVLDRAIRRPDAHLLDLGCGEGAWLLRAVQEHDGVTAVGVDIWDAGFDATRADAERLGVADRLELVHQDVTAYRSDRKADVVLSVGAAYAFGELLPALAAARGHLAEDGVVVLGDCFWERTPSPELRAEFENGPQSYADLPTTVARVVADGWTPVHGHVSTPAEWDEYEWSWTGSLAAWALDHPDHPDRDQVLATSAAHRESWLNGYRGVLGFVTLVLRRTP; encoded by the coding sequence GTGGACCGACAAACCCTCACCGCCCTCGCGCACGCGGATCACCCCATCTCCGCGCCCTTGAACGACCGGAACGTCGCCGAAGTCCTGGACCGGGCGATCCGCCGACCGGACGCCCACCTGCTCGACCTCGGCTGCGGCGAGGGCGCGTGGCTGTTGCGCGCGGTGCAGGAGCACGACGGCGTCACGGCTGTCGGGGTCGACATCTGGGACGCGGGTTTCGACGCGACACGTGCCGACGCCGAGCGGCTCGGCGTGGCGGACCGGTTGGAGCTGGTGCACCAGGACGTGACGGCGTACCGGTCGGACCGGAAGGCGGACGTGGTGCTGAGCGTCGGGGCGGCTTACGCGTTCGGCGAGCTGCTGCCCGCGCTGGCCGCCGCGCGCGGCCACCTGGCCGAGGACGGGGTGGTCGTGCTCGGTGACTGCTTCTGGGAGCGCACGCCGAGCCCGGAGCTGCGCGCGGAGTTCGAGAACGGTCCGCAGTCCTACGCCGACCTGCCGACCACGGTGGCACGCGTGGTCGCCGACGGGTGGACCCCGGTGCACGGCCACGTGAGCACGCCGGCGGAGTGGGACGAGTACGAGTGGAGCTGGACCGGTTCGCTGGCCGCGTGGGCGCTGGACCACCCCGACCACCCGGACCGCGACCAGGTGTTGGCCACGTCGGCCGCGCACCGGGAGAGCTGGCTGAACGGCTACCGGGGTGTGCTCGGGTTCGTGACGCTCGTGCTGCGGCGGACGCCTTAG